cgcgcgaatcagctgtttcgcgcgccgcagccgctcgggatctccccctccctcccagtctctcaagcctgggagggagggggagcagcggtgcgcgaatcagctgtttcgcgcgccacggccactcgggatctccccctccctcccaggtttgagagcctgggagggagggggagcagcggcgcgcgaatcagctgtttcgcgcgccgtggcgcgcgagcggcagcagcggaggtgagctagggcggccggggcacatttttagaggcggcattctggcgccggccatgccgcccctaaaaatgtgccgccccaagcaccagcttgttttgctggtgcctagagccggccctgactatgaCCCCCAAAcccctttcctcagtactccttcctaggcagtcatttcccattttgtatgtgtgcaactgattgttccttcctaagtggagtactttgcttgtgtccttatttaatttcttcctatttacttcagaccatttccccagtttgtccagatcattttgaattataatcctatcctccaaagcacttgcaacccctcccagcttggtataatCCGCAAACATTATAAGTGTACtgtctataccattatctaaatcattgatgaagatattgaacagaactggacccagaactgatccctgtgggaccccactcattatgcccttccagctgtggaccactgataactacactctgggaacggttttccaaccagttatgcacccaccttatacaaccatctaggttgtattttcctagtttgtttatgagcagatcatgcgagacagtatcagaagccttaTTAaggtcaagatataccacatctaccccttccccccatctaAAAGGCATGTTACCCTGTCAAacaaagctattaggttggtttgacatgatttgttcttgacaaatccatgctgactattattTATcagcttattatcttctaggtgtttgcaaattgactgcttaattatttgctccattatctttccgggtactgaagttaagctaactggtctgtaatttgccgggttgtccttatttccctttttatagattggcactgtatttgcccttttccagtcctctggaatctctcccatcttccatgacttttcaaagagaattgctaatggctcagatggtgcagacacaaacacaaacacaccctCACACCTTCATGCCCTACTGCATGACAACACAAAAGGCACCCTcagagtaacacacacacacacacacacacacacacacacacacacacacaccctttcctgTATGCAAAGTTCCCCGTGCAAAATTCTATGTCAGTAGTTTTTGTCCTTCCTGTTCTCAGTCCAGTGGGGTCTCTTCATTTCCTTGCCAGCTCATTCTCCAGCTTTACTTACTGCATGTGCCAAGCCTCTCTGGGGAGACGGGGTGGGTAGGGGAGTGGATCACTCATTCCTGAACATTGCTTCTGCTGCTACGTTTGCTGAGTTGGCAGAGACCAAGCAGGCAAgctccaaccccccagctcctgggTGGGGACCATCATCAGGTAACTGGAAGGTACGTAGCCCCGCTGTCCGTTGACTTCCACCAGGCTCCACTCCTTGCTTCCCTTCTTATCGTGAGGTTCCAGCACTGTCAACGGCTGCCCTGCCTGCAGACTGACCTCATGGGGACTCCTGGCTGTGAATGCATAACCTGCAACCACCTGGAAAAGGCAAGGAGATAGGTACAGAAAACCCCCATTAGAGAGAAGATCCAAAAGGGAGCAGGACATGGGGGCTAAAGTGCAAGATGAATGCAAGAATCCCACTCATTTAGGCCATATCAATTCAGAGAGGTGTGCATGGGTGTGGATGCTCCATGGTTGTGGAATTTCATAAGTACTGGCTACCTGTTTGCTTCTGAGAGGAATTCAAGGAGTTAGTTACTATCATTTAAGCCCTGACTGCCTCTCTGAGTGACAAGACAGTCAGAGTTAAATGCTGCACCCAGGATTTACAAAGGGACAGTGTAATGTTACAAGCCAAAAGGACATTTACAGTTGTCTGTGCAAAGGGTTAATCAAATCTCATCTTTCTGAGCATCTTCTGATCATTGCAGAGGTCAGGAAGGCCTTTTCCTCCAGCTACAGCATTGTACAATAGTCAATTGCACATGGAGGGAGTCCCTTTCTTCTGCACTGGCTAGGCACTGGTTAATGTTAGAGAGGAAATACCAAACTAGATGGGCCACGGATCCAGTCTGCGCTGTCCGTTCCCAGCTCCCCTGGAAGTGGTTACCCAAGTATGTCTTGAGTTGTGTGTTGTGAATGTGGCTGTATGTGCTTCCCCCACTCCTGTGCTGTATGTGTGTGCAGGTACTGGATGTGCCCAGGGCAGCTATACGCACAGAGGTGGGTGCAATGACTGAACAAACGTAGGTGCCTGCAGGTATCTCCACACCCACCTGGAAAGCCGGAGGGGTGATGAGGACCTGTGGCTTGGGTGTTTCGGGTAAGGTGTAAGAGTGTCGTCTTCTCTCAGCCCCAGCGTCCGGGGCCAGCATCTGCATCCTGGGCTTTTGACTTTGGACCAGATGATATGGTTGGAGTTTCCCAGCCAGGACATACCCTCGGTGACCTGTAGGACACACAGACTCAGTCAGGCTGGGCACCAGTTACCTGTTCTTTTGTGGATGGATTTGTGCATAGGGGAAGAAGGAAGGGATGACTCTGGCAACACCCTGGCATAGTGCAAGGCTGCACAGCTCTACCGCTGCACCTCCCTGCTATTTGGCTGACTGGCCCCACCGTGAAGCACCATGAAGGGATCCCGAGATCTTGCTGAGCACAGCGGACCAGGCCGTGGCACATCACAAATGCTCCCTGGGGAATCAATGGGGCAAAACCTGAGCACTACGCATAATGGCCTGTGGCTGCAGACATAATAGAACTGGGCAACAATGGGGGTGGATCTGGGTTTGGCAAAACCAGGGGAGGGTCACATCTAGCTCCTGTTTCATCCAAACCCAGGAAGTTCCGGCTGGTTGAGATAAATGGTTCTGCTTCAGGCCTATCTCCAAAATACACATTTGGAACAGAATTCACAACCTTCTGCTCTCTCAGTGTATTGAGCTCTGCcctgtgagttccccagcaaaGCTCTGATGTATTCCACCCACAAGCGGGCAGTCAAGGAGAATGAATCTCAGTGAGGTTGCTCCAGAGAGAAAAGAGATACAACCCTAATGCCGagcagtctctgcttccccagAAATTCCCAGATGGAAGCCTCCCTTGGGACAGTTCACCAATCCAGAGCACTTTACTTTGTCAGACCATAGTTCTCCCTCCTGTTTTTCACGCCAGCCTGAGGGACCCTTAGCGTCAGGGGAAAGGAGAAGGTTCTTGTAGTCCTCGCAAGTACCTCCAGCATCCACTAGCCATCTGTTAGTGTTGCCTTTGGTGTCCATTTCGTGCAGAAGAGCCACAATCTGTCCCCTCTGCAGGGTCAGGTCCAGATCtctgctgccactgatgttgcTCGTCACCTGGTAGAGCTTCTCTGGGCCATGTTTATTGACAAGTGAAAGGACCCTGCGCTCCTCAGCAGGGCTAAGAGGCTAATGGGGAGTAAGACACAGGGAGAATTGTGTCAGAAAATGTTTCCTACTGTGAGATCTTGCCCCCCGAGTGTGTTTTATTTCTGGATTATTGGGGGTTATGTCATGATCAGTGGCAGCCAGGGTAGGAACTCCTGTCAGTTCTGATCAGCTTCAGGGTATGAAGCTGGGTCTCCAGAGCTAAGGACCCACCCCAGGGCATTGTAGCCTGAAGTGGAGGATTCCCTGGCTCACCACAATTACCAGCCAACCATTGTCAAGGAGTCAAAGCCAGTAGCATGGCTGCTGCAAAGTCCTCGGCATTGCAATTGGCTGTCCCCAACCTCACTTGCTTCCCAATGGGATGTTCTCCTGCATTAGTGAAACACTAAGAATCTACCCAAATGTCCCTGTCTTCTCAGCCATCTGATGGGAGGAGGTGCCCAGCACCTCCCCGCTCCTACCTGTACCACAGGGCTCGGCATGACAGTCTCAAATTTCTGGCAGAAGGAGTTAAGCTGAGCACCAGACTGGCTTAAAGTGTCCTTCACCATCTTCCAGAAAGTAGGCAGAGGGACGTGGCTATGCGGCAGCTGTGGAAAGAGACACTGGAATTAGAGATCACATTGAGGGAGAAGGGCTGTGCAGAGAGAAATCCATTGGAAGGGTatcaggaagaggaggaacagaaggaaagggaATCAGAAACCAGAAGAGAACAAGAGTTTCTACATTTCAAGAAACCTGAACAATCAATCAGGTCCCCCTTGTCAACAAACGATGCTCCTATCTGACTTTGAATCACAGCTCCTCCCCATGTGTGCAATGGTCAGTGATACTGTCGGGTCTTAGAGGAGGGCTCCTAGGAGATCAGGAATATTCTGGCTGGATCAGGCTATctcctcagggcaggagctgtcttCTTCTTCTGCATTTGTATAGCGCCTAGCGCAGTGGGGCCCAGGTCTACAAATGGGACCCTCGGCACTAGCACAATCCAAATACTAATAGTAATCCTCAGCCACCATGTGGAACTCCCCAAGAGGGGATAGGGCCACCCAAAGCAGTCTAGGAGAAGCAACTCCAGCCCACCCAAAGGAGAAGGGAAATAGACACATGCAAATAAAAGTGCGGCCTGCGTGGACAGCTCAGTGCATCTGCCTGTGGAGAGTCAGGATGGGAGGAAAGCACCCTGCTGCTACCCAGGCAGAAACCTCTCCTGGTGCCCCACCCACCCCATGCCTGTGGGTCTGAGTGGTGTGTGGCTGTCCGCTGAGGCCAGGCACAAGAGCCTCTAACTTATGCTAGCTCAGTACGCACCCAGGGGTCTCCATTACCTGGGCCAGCTCTATTTCAGCCTCTTGGAGCACCTGCTTGGCCAAGTCCGTCTGAAGGGCCACAAGCGAGCGCAATATCTGCCCCAGCCACTGCATGGCCACCTGGTTGAAGGTGGGGAGCTCGGACACCAGTAGGGTGTTGATGGCGAGGTAGGTGTTCATGGTGGCCTCCTCATCGTATGTCACGTTGCCCGTCTCACTCTTCTTctcctcgatctcctcatagtcCAGCAGCTTGTCCAGGCGCTTCCTGATCAGCTGCTGCGGTCCCTTCAGAgtctctgacaggctgcagagtGGCTGGTAGACCAGCCGGTCCAGCCGTCTCCTCTGTTGGAGAGAACCCAGAGGCACCACAGTGAAATCCTGATGTCCCCAGATCTGCCAACCGCGCAGCACAGTGCCCCAGCCTGAACATCAGAAACAGCATGGGGGACCCTTGAAATCCATGCTCTCCAGGCCTGTCACAGATGAGAGCGTCGGCGCCCAACTCTCCTGCGTTGCTGGTGGCCATGAGAGAAGGGAATTGTCATGTCTGCAGAGAGCAACTTCTGGCTCCTACTGACTTGACGTAGGGGAAGCTTCCACTGGGCTCACCAAGGAGGCCTTCTACCGACAGACCCCAGGAAGCTCCCATTATGATCCCACCAGACTCCACACATGGTTCGTATCTTCTCAGGCACCTCTCCACCAGTAGCCAGACACAACAGGCATCCCTCCCTGGACGTTTATTAGGACACTAAGAGCCACCCACCCACCTTGttctgagccagtgaaactgcagcAGTGAGCAGCGTGGGGCACAATACAGACAGAGCAGACTTCAGAGGGTGTTGAGTCCCCAGGCAATAAGCAGGCATCGTGGAATGAAACAGGCAGGGTGCTAGTTGGGTGGGggaacatccagtggggtgaggtgCCCAAGTtctgactggggggagggatcagGGAACCCCCAGAAGTGGTgcgagggctggggcacaggcaCATGATGGAGCTCCCAACGGAATACCGTTCAGGAGGCAGGTCAAATAGCCAGTGTAATTGCCTTTCCCACAGTCCTCTCTTCTGATGCAGTCCTGCCCTCACTGCCTGCTGTAAGCTAATGAGAACAGCCCTGGGGTGGGACCCGCAAGACCAATGCTAGGCTCCCTGCCCACACAGATATAAGTGAGGTGGCACTCACAAACTCCGGGAAGATGGTGCGATGGAGCGTTCCCGCCAGGCGACGATACTGCTGGGCAGCTCCTTCCATTTCCAGCTCGCACTCCTGTGGTTTGgaaaggagaaagacctgggggggcgggggggaggaaggggctgagAACCCTAGAATTGTCCATGTGTGTTCAAACCTGGGAGATGCCCAGGGCTGTGTCAGCCTTCCCTGAAGGCAGGTTCAGAATGTGACCTACTCCTTTTCCTACAGCCCTTTGTAAACTCCAGGCACTTGTTATCTCTTCCACCCAAAGCTCCTGTCCTCTTTGCTTTGAGAATAAAAACTACAGCAGCTGTCCTGCATCCTATGGTATCCAACCAGTGCACTCAGGCCGATGCTCCCAAGCtacctacaataacaaaccaatgGACTCAGCGTGGCATCTCCAAGTTATCCTAAAATATCAAAGCAGTGTTTGTAGATCAGTGCTCCAAGCAACTCTCTGGTAGCAAACCAGTTTGTGTGCCCAATGCTCAGGAATGACCCCCAGCTCAGGGTGCACAAACCACGTGGCAAGAGCCACCCTACAGTGACAAACAGGTGCCCGCAGCCCAGTGATCACAAGAAACCCTGCAGAAACCCAAATACAGACCACTGCCTGAGGGCAGCTGCTGAGATGACTGGAACTCCCTGCTCTCACATCTGGATGGGTTCTCTGCCTCTTCAGAGAAATACTcgccaggtagggtgaccagatgtcccgattttacagggacagtcccgatttttgggtctttttcttatatagtctcctattaccccccacccccgtcccggttcttcacacttgctgtctggtcaccctgtcgcCAGGCCACTCAAAAGGAGCTTCCATGTGCCATTCCCACCAGCCCAGGCTGCCTTGGAGTATTGGCAGAAGGTGCTTTCTTGACTCAGACTGAGCTAGTGACTCTCTGTCCCAGGTGCACTcctactctcccccaccctctgccagaggaggaggaggaggtcatgtcCCAGGGAATGCAGCTCCCCTTTCAGGCCCTCATTGCTACTGACAAGGTGGAAGCCAGAAGCAGCGAAGACGATGGGGGGAAGGATCTTTGGCCCCTCAACCGCAGATTGGCTGTTGTGTCTGAGACCCCTGAGCCGCACCCGGGTCCTGTGGAGGCTCCTATGGGAACGCCACAGGCTTTTCTGGGTTTGTATAAATAGTGATTTGGCTCTCTGCTTGTGGCTGAGGGACTGGCATGTGCAGATGAATGAGGAGGATCAGACTGGAGGAATTAAGGAGCTGCCAACCTGCCAAATGGTGCATTAGGAGGTCAGGTCATTTCCGTGCGGGGGATCACATCATCTCAAGCTTTTATTAATATTTACCAGAGGATttccctggggcagggatgggacaCACTCCTTTCCTCAGGCACTTCTAAAGGCTGCTGGGAAGCTGTGTCTGatcacagccctgcccagccagaCCACTGAGCTTATTGTCCTGGCTGCTCAACCCTAGTCCCTGACTCCTGGTGAGAACGGTAGCGATGGTAAAGACCTCTCAGGACACCCAGCTCAGCACCCTGGGGCCAAGGCAGGATTGTTCTCCAGGGCTTTTTCCAGGCTAGTTTCAAAAGTCCCACGGGATGGGGCTTCTGCCATTTCCCTGGGAGACTATTCTGCACACTAGCATCTCACTGGCATCCCAGACTATGTTTCCTttccttaatttcatcccattcctCCCAGTTCCAGCCCCCAAAGAATTCCTGTGTTTCATGGGGCTTTAAGCCTTTCCTGTATTTATAAAGGGCTATTtggccccttctcctcctctcttagCCTAGCCCGTTTAGCACTTCTCATTGCTCTTTATGAGtccatccctccagccccctgggcctTTTGGCTCCTCAtctctgagctccctgcactttGTCAAGATCTGCCTGGCAACACCGCATCTAGAGATGAAGGCAGGCCTCCAGCTGTGGCCGCCATAACCAGACCATCTCCCACAGAGAGATGCCACCTgtggggagggctgagaagcaagcaaATCGGGTCTTCAAAGGAGGAAAGCCAGGGCACTAGATCACTATGTCACCCTGCGTCCTTGTTCCCAATGTGTCAGCCTTAGTGTTGGAAAGAGTCCTCCTCATGCAGCCCGGGGATTTCACAGCATGAATAACCCTGGGACCATTTACAGCACCGTGCATCTTCTAAGCACGGTGCAGTTATTATTGTATTTATTCCTCACAGGGGGTGAACTCCACCTCCGTGCAGAGAATCGGTACAAGGCCCAGGCATCGTTTCAATCTCAGCTCAGCTCTGGGGACTTAAGCAATTCACAGACTTTAAGTGacctctctgcacaggggtggatTTCACCCATCAGAaataaggcctcaatcctgccaggtgctgagcactctcaactctCATTGGTTTCAGGTGGAGTTGAAGGTGCTGAGCCATCCACAGGAGCTTGCCCGGGCTGCCTCTGTGGGTCTCTAACCCCCAAGCATTATGGGATGAGTGGGCTTTACCTGTAAATTGTTCAGGTAAGAGGTTACGTTCTCCTGCAGCTCAGTCACACCAGACGCCAGGAACTGAAACTTTTCCTCCAGATGGTCGAATTCTTTGTCCTCTGTCTGAAAGTCAATGGGGAGAAGATATACCGTGGGCTCCTGGACGGGAGATCAGTCCTTTGACTAGTCCCAGCAGGCGCAGTGCTCCTGCTGTCCTGTGGGATGGACTGGATTGCAACACCAAATGGATTGGAACATAAACAGTTCTTGGGGGacacagagggtgaaatcctgggagcTCTGCCGTTGGCTTCAACAGGCCCAGAACTTCTCCCAGAATGGACTTGCGTGGTGGTAGGGATGCATGCAGGGTAGAGGTAGGGCATATAAAGGCCTTCAGTGGACTTGGGAGAAGCCTACAGGAAGGGTCCACTCCACTGGATTTGTTTCCCTTCCTTGGAGTCCTCAAGGATCCCTCGTTTGAGTCCCCCAATCTAAGCCTTTAGGAGCTGAGCAAGCTGCCTCTACAATGCTCCAAGACTTTGCTCACCAGGGGATCAAGAGAGTGAATTTGATACCTGAACTCAGATCACTAGGCCAGCCTTTAAATTTGGGACAAATGACCACAGGCAGGTCACATGACGACTTAAGTGTCTCACATGATAACAGCATGGATCACATGATCTCAGTGTTGATAGGACCTCAGTGTGGCTCACCCATGTTTCACACATCACACTTACAAATACACGGGCTGGCCAGTGTTAAGCCACAGAAAGGCCACCTGTGAAAAACAACAGGTGCTTTCAGTAAGCGGaacccatcccctgctgcccttGGTTCAACTGTTTTCCTCCTACCTACGTCACCAGCACATACACACTGTATGGTTACTGGGAGCTGGACGTGAGCAGGGGCCTCACCTTGGGCACAATGCCCGCTTCGTGCATGAAGAGCCGGCTCAGCCGCGTGGTCTTCTTGGCAATGGAGTGCTTGTTGAGCCGACCTAGGCGCTCCCGCAGTGTCAGGTGCTCGACCTTGCTGTATTTGGTTGCTGCCTCAGGACAGAAGGGGAGGAAGATAAACAGGTGAGGGATCAAGAAATCTCTGAGCCTGGATCCCTCCTGGGGATGATATTTCATTCAGTTCTTTGGAGCCCAAatgcacagccctgacccctcatAAAGGGAAGAGAGTATAAATGAAGCTGTAAATGACCTACCTGCTTACTCCACTATATCCCTTCCTGAGTTCTCCCCTGGacactcctaccctcctccttgCCTCCTATAGTTTGACACACACGTCTTATGTCTCGTTTGAATTAGACTATAAGCTCTCCagccagggactgtctcttgctaagtgtttgtgcagtgcctagcacagtggggccctggtccccacaggtgctactgtgatacaaataataagaaataAGGTAGGAATAGTCATAAGACTAGTAAAACACAAAGAAAGGATTGTAGGAAATGTAACATGACTCTAATCAGACTGATtagtggaaagagagagagaactcaaACCATTAACAGAGTAGAATATTCAGACATGAAAGGCCAATGTTTTAAAAACTGCCCGTAGTTTCACATACGCAAACCACTATGGGTATGAAGTGTTCCCTCTCATTTTGTACGTCCATgtgcggaattaattttgttatgtgcaccaatatggaggtgatgtgcaGGAGGatctcaggactggggcagagcattggggtgggggtggggtgacggctctggctggggttcaggctctggggtggggctgggaatgagg
Above is a window of Emys orbicularis isolate rEmyOrb1 chromosome 8, rEmyOrb1.hap1, whole genome shotgun sequence DNA encoding:
- the ARHGEF37 gene encoding rho guanine nucleotide exchange factor 37, coding for MLVSLLTDGLWGTEERVMHKPAEMTRLQNCSKLSSLPLSAPAADMASSSPDEPPAKETPGAECPIYEEIICLDRVEQNQRLAVEELIKTEASYVHTIELCVCDIRAHLRQKQLPDIDLEGLFSNIDDVLCVSKRFLKGLEATVSQEPEQLLLISALFQEFKEEMESVYKVYCACYEQALLLVESYKKDPRLQQEIVETLNTTVPHTGASDLSFFLVMPVQRVTKYPLLLQKILENTSARDNAYSALQSAASAMLEINANINEYKRRKEVATKYSKVEHLTLRERLGRLNKHSIAKKTTRLSRLFMHEAGIVPKTEDKEFDHLEEKFQFLASGVTELQENVTSYLNNLQVFLLSKPQECELEMEGAAQQYRRLAGTLHRTIFPEFRRRLDRLVYQPLCSLSETLKGPQQLIRKRLDKLLDYEEIEEKKSETGNVTYDEEATMNTYLAINTLLVSELPTFNQVAMQWLGQILRSLVALQTDLAKQVLQEAEIELAQLPHSHVPLPTFWKMVKDTLSQSGAQLNSFCQKFETVMPSPVVQPLSPAEERRVLSLVNKHGPEKLYQVTSNISGSRDLDLTLQRGQIVALLHEMDTKGNTNRWLVDAGGHRGYVLAGKLQPYHLVQSQKPRMQMLAPDAGAERRRHSYTLPETPKPQVLITPPAFQVVAGYAFTARSPHEVSLQAGQPLTVLEPHDKKGSKEWSLVEVNGQRGYVPSSYLMMVPTQELGGWSLPAWSLPTQQT